In the Desulfitobacterium hafniense DCB-2 genome, GGATTGCAGTTCCTTCACAGATGCCCCACGGGATCCCATCCGCAGGGTTGGGCAGTTTTGGGATGGCGGTGGTGGGGGGGTAGTGCAGGTTACTCCCAGTGCTGTCCAGGTCCGAATGCCGACAATGCCATCCGGTGTTAAACCACTGCTTCTTTGGAAAGCAATCACCGCTGCTTCCGTCCTCGGTCCAAAAATCCCATCGGCAGCCCCTGGGTTAAAACCACGGGCTGTGAGCAGCTGTTGCAGCTGAACCACGGAGGGACCCCTTGAGCCTTGGCGCAAGGTTGGGCAATTCTGTGGCGGCGGCGGTGGAGGAGGCGTCATGCAATTGACCCCCAGGGCCGTCCAGGTCCGGACACCTACGATGCCATCCTGTACTAATCCCCGGCTGCCCTGGAAAGCAATCACCGCGGCTTCTGTCCTCGGTCCGAAGATCCCATCAATGGCCCCCGGACTAAAGCCATGGGAGGTGAGCAGCTGTTGCAGCTGAACCACGGAGGGGCCCGTCGCACCTTGACGCAACGTCGGGCAGGGACTGGGTTGCGGAGTCATGCAATTGACTCCAAGAGCCGTCCAGGTCTTGACCCCAACGACCCCATCCTGTACCAAACCACGGCTGCCCTGAAAAGCGACAACTGCTGCATGGGTTCTCGGTCCGAAAATGCCATCAATAGCTCCTGGACTAAAGCCGTGAGATGTAAGAAGCTGTTGTAAATGTACGACCGAGGGACCTTGTGAACCCTGTCTGAGAACGGGACAAGGCTGACCTTGAGCCATCATCTGACCTTCCATGGGCATTTGCGGATGCATTGGATGCATTGGATGCATTGGATGCATGGAGCACGGTTGCGTTGGTACACAAATAACCTGACCTGGGAAAAGGCACATAGGATCAGTGATTTGCGGATTTAACATGAGAAGCTCTTCTACTGTAGTATTGAACATGCAGGCAATGTCCATAAGAGTTTCCCCAGGTTTTACCACATAATTCATAAATACACCCCTTTCCATAGATTTTCCGTATATCCTATGCAAAAGGTACGGGAATGCTATTGGAAATGGGCAGCGGATAGAAAATTACTTAGGTTCCTTTAGGTACAGAGAATCCAGATGGCGATGCAAGCGCTTCAACACCCTTTGAAATTGAAAGGAATGCAGGGTTGAAATATTGATCATTTTCGCCACGAACCCCATTACCCTGCCATGAGGTTCTAAGGCGATGGAATAGCTGACCTTTGTGCCGCCATTTTCCAGCTCCTCAAGGTCCCACCAGCTCTCGCCAATGACGACACCCTGATAGTAGCGGATATCTACCCGGTTCGGAAAGCTTAAGGATATTGTCTCACACCGGAACCATCCTCCTGAAGCCCATACTTCAATCTTGGCATGAAGATGGTCTCTGGACTTTTCCAGAATCCGCACTCGGAATTCTCCTGGCCACCAGCTTCTATAGCCAGGAATATCCGCAAGTAACGGATAAATCATCTGGGGCGGATAAGGATAATCATAAGAATCCTTGGCTTGAATCCTGCTCATTCTTTAGTTGTTCCTTTCTGCCTGTTAACGTCCCCACAGGGATTGGCACATGTTTCACTTTTTTTGGTTTTGCGGCTCAGTAAAAAGAGGGTAACTGCCAGACCAATCCCCAGGAGAAGGAGCCGCACCCCAATTATTTCCACAAAAAACATCGAAATGGTTAAAGAAAGCCATAAACAGGAGATCGATACAGCCTTGGCATGCAGCGTCATCCCTTTATTTTCGTAATAATCTTTAAGATAAGAGCCAAGCCATTTGCTCGCCAACAGTCTCTTATGAAGCCTTGGGGAACTTCGCATATAGCATGCTCCCGCCAATAATAAAAAAGGAGTCGTGGGGACGACAGGCAAAAACACACCGATAATGCCAAGCACTACGCAGAGTGTGCCAATTCCGATCAGCATCATTTTCATCATCTAGCTCACTTCTCTTCCTTCCCCTGGCTCATTATAGGCGATCACTCCCACTCTTTCCAGATCTCCGGTTGATAACCTACCGTTGCTTTCCTGCCATTGCGAACAATCGGGGTCCTATAGAGTTTAGGATGAGTCAGCAAAAGCTCTTCACGCATCTCCAAGCCCCTGATTTGATCGAGATTGAGGGCTTTATAGTCTTTGCCTTCTTTATTGATCAGCTCATTTAAGGCGACAGAGGATTTGACACTCTGCAATTCACCCTTACTTAGAGCTTTTTCATTGAGATCGATAAATTGAAATTTTATGTTCCGCTCTTTGAAATATCGCTCCGCTTTTTTGGTATCAAAACATTTTCGGGTTCCATAAATCTGTATATTCAAAGCTCTTCCTCTCCAATCTTGAACGAAGTGATACCCCGATTCCTCTCAAATCACGCCGCCCCAGGCAGCGCTCCTCCTATAAAATAGCATAACTCAACGGATTTCGTCCATCCTTACCCTTGGAATTCCAAGCATGGGTCTGTTAATAAAGCACGAATGCTGTCAACCAATACCCAAAGTATAGCAAGTGTGTTTAAAAATGAAAAAAGCCTTTCCGGATCATGTTCTTCATTACCCGAAAGGCCTATTCAACGCATCTATGCTCTTTTTAACTCATCCCATTGATGGATGACTCTCAGCATATTATCCTGAAGACTTGAGGCATAAATTGTCTCCAGCCAAGTGAAGTAATTCCTGATGACCGCCTGATCTTCATGACAAAGCTCCATATAAGCGACCAAAGGCATGTATTCAGTGTCATAAAGCAGGGAAGCGACAAAGAGTTCGGCAAAGAACTCACCTCCGTCTTCCGGGTTCATCTGGTAATCGTCAAAAATCTGCTTAACCATATTCGTAAAGCCGGGAGGCATAACCTTGGCATCCTCCGTCAGGGAATAATGCAGAATATGGGCCAAGGCATGGAGAATCGGCAGCAAGAGTTCCTCTTCATTCCGATTGGGTTGAAAAACTCCCAGGCAATGAAGCCGGGGAATGGTCATCAAGGAACCTTCTCTTAATCTTAACCGGAAACCTAATACAGGGACTAAGAGGGGGTTCTTCGTCAGGCTGCTGAAAAATACCGGATACTCTTCTTTGAGAAAGGATAAAGCACAGTTCATCTCTTTGCCCAGAACATCTTTTTTGAGCCCATTGCCCTGCTTCCATGCTGGGGGGCTCTGTTCCGCTAAGGATAATACCTTGAGCAGTTCCAGCACTTCCCCTTCGAAGTTTGCAAAACGAATCGTTTCCGGAAGCCTGCCCAAAGTATAACACACCCAGAAAGTTAAGGAATCTTCAGGAGGGATCATCATATACAAGCAACGGGCCTTGTAATATTTAAATTGGATATCGTCAGCCCGTTGACGCAGATACAAAATGAAATCTTCCAAAGAATGCTTATCCGCATTGGCTAATCCCTCGGTTATCTCCTGAAGAAATTCTATGGCCTCTGCAGGGCTCCTCATGGTTTTTATTTTCAGGGTCTTGCTTTTGGGAAACATCTCCATCACCCCTAATTCAGGTTTATGATAGAGAGTTCGCCATGACAAGCAGATTGTCCTTGGTAAATTTTGTCTATTATTTAAGCTATTGGGGAGATAATGGGGTTTCCTTACTATCATCTTTGTACAAAAAGATCATCGCTTTAAAGAGATCCCCATCCACTTCAATGGTAAAGCTCCCCTTTTGGATTTCAATCAGACTGGTGACAATGGATAAGCCCAACCCGCTTCCCTGGCTGCTTCTGGATTCATCGCCGCGCTTAAAGCGCTCCATCAACTCAGTGGAAGATATATTCAATTCATAGGCTGAGATATTTTTAATAGTTAATCTTATTCCCGGACCCGCATCCTCCAGATCGATATACACTCGTGAGCCTGCCAAGGCATACTTAAAAATATTGGACAAAAGATTTTCAATGGCTCGCCAAAGAAGTCTCCCGTCAGCCTTGACCCACATTCTTTCCCGAGGGTAATTGAATTTAAAATCCAATCCCCGTTCCTGGATTTTCTCATCCACTTCTCCTAAGCCCTGAGTCAGCAGGGATACAATATCTATTCTCTCAAAGGTCACCGGAATATCCCCACTGGAGGCCTTGGCGGCTTCAAAGAGGTCATCGGTCAACACTTTAAGGCGCTGTGATTTTTGCTCGAGAACTTCCACATAGTCTTTGATCTTTTCCGGGTCTTCTTCCGTTTTTAATAAGTCAACATAGGTAATGATGGAGGTTAAGGGAGTGCGGATATCATGGGAAACGTTAGTGATCAATTCTGTTTTTAAGCGTTCGCTTTTAATCTCATTTTCCACGGCCTTATTTAAGCCGTCGGTTATACTGTTGATATCCCCAGCCAGTTGAGCGAACTCTCCCTTGCCCTTGATGTTAATCATCGTCGCCAGATCCCCATCCTTAACCCGCCTGACTCCTTCTTTAATGGCCTTGAATTCCTTGACTTTCTTAAAGGATAACCATATGGCCACACCAATGGTAATGGGGAACATGAAAAAGGTTATGGCAATACATAAAGGGTAGCCAATGACAAGGACAGCCACTTTCACTCCCAGACTGCCGCTGTCATAGATGGCTTTGATACCGGAAAAAAGCTTATGGAAAATCGTATAAACCAGAGTGTGTTTGAGGAGGGTCTTATTCTTAATATGCTTAACCAGGGATAAGACCAGGATCAGCCCCAAGGTTGCTATGGCCAGAGTCATGGGATAGATAAGGGCAGCATTTTGCATTTGATAAAAATTGAAACCCAGTATAAACCAGGAAGAAATCAAGCCTAAACAAAATAAGATATTAAAATCATTGTAGAGACGATCCAGGGTATTGAGATGGACTTCCTGGTCATGTCTTGAGTTTCTTCCCCAGACGATCAGGAGATAGATAAAGGAAGCCATCAGTCCTGCCAGATAAGCTGCTATCTGATAAAGGGCATGATTAGCAACTTCTTTGTCTTCCTGCCACTCGGCAATCCGAGGCTTTAAAAACTCATCCTCAAAACCAATATACAAAACATCCGGATAATCCTGTACATAAGCGTCAGGAGCAATCTGATAAAAACGCGGATTCTCTTTGATCTCCTGGGGATAGACGTTCTGGATAAACCCTTCAAACAGCATATAGGCGGGATAAGAAGTATACTCTTCTTTCGACAACTCTGCCTGATTGGTCAGCTCCAGCTCCCCGGCTTTTAGGAAATAATTCAGCCCCTTATAGCTTGCCAACCGTTGTAAAGTCGTTTGGTAATAATAAAGATCTTCTTGAATCAGACGTTCTTTTTCTTTTGCTATCTCTTCTTTATAAGCTTCCAGGAAAATCTGATAATTTTCCCTGTCGGATAGATTGGGATTATAAATGCCTGGCTGCGTCGGACTGGTAACGCTGGAAGTGGAAGGAGGCTTTTGGGAAGAGCCCTCGTCTACATTTTCCTCGACTACTGCTGAGTTACTGTTCATTGTTGAGTTGCTATTCACTGTTGATCTTCTGTCGCTGTTTACCTGAAACTCCCAATAGAGGCTGTCAATTCTATTTCTAAGTCTATCCTCTGAAACACTTCCTCCGGCTAAAATATTTTCCTCACTCTTATATCTGCTGAGTGACCTTAGGTCGCTGATAATATTATTGCTTTCATTAATGAAGCCTTCGCCCAGATAATAGCTTTTTTCCAAAGCTACCCCAAAGTGGCTGCGATTGATGACATTGAGCACTAAAGTAACGACTTGAGTAAAGCAAAAGATCACCAACACAAAAGCTAAAGCTTTGGCAATCAGTGAATGGCTAAAGCTTCTCGATTTTATATCCAATTCCCCACACCACCTTTAAATATTTAGGCTCCTTCGGGTTGATCTCAATTTTTTCACGGATTTTCCGGATATGGACAGCTACTGTATTTTCCGCACTGAAAGCCGCTTCATTCCAAACGTTCTCGTAAATCTGATCGATGGAAAAGACCCTTCCCGCATTGGCTGTCAGCAGCTTCAAAATTTTATACTGGACAGGGGTCAGCTTAACTTCCTCGCCGTCCACGGTGACGCATTTGCTTTCGTCGTCGATCATCAGCCCCCCGGATTGATAGACATTCGTCTTGGTCTCCAGGCTGCCTAATGTTACATACCTGCGCAGCTGGGATTTGACGCGGGCGATGAGCTCCAGTGGATTGAAGGGTTTGGTAATATAATCGTCCGCACCCATATTCAGGCCCATAATTTTGTCCGTATCTTCGGATTTGGCCGAGAGCATGATCACCGGAATATTCCGTTCTTCTCGAATCTTCATCAAAGCTCTGATCCCATCCATTTGGGGCATCATAATATCCATGATCACCAGATGGACAGTCTGCTCTTCAATAACCTCCAAGGCCTGGAGCCCATTGAAGGCTTTATGGATCGTATAGCCTTCGTGGGCTAAGTAGATTCTTATCGCTTCGACAATTTCCTTATCATCGTCGCATACTAAAATGTTCATGTATGGGACTCCTCTCGCTAATCAATTCATACAAATTATACCACGTCCTTTCTCAGTCTTTAGGACTATGGTAACCCTTAATTCTGATCATTCTGCCGATCTAAATCTTAAGAACTTCTTAAAGTCACTCCAAGTTTTCAGGGTTTTCTGCTTATTCCTTTATTGTGTAATCATTTGCTTAAAATTATCTGTTAATCTCTCGTTGTTCTATATAAATGGAACATGGTACAATAATATCGGCTGGTGCAATGCTAACCATATCAATCAGTACAAACGAATCCCTGTAAAAAACAACGGCCAACCTGAAAAAATGTACAGAGGCACCTTGAATATGACGAAGAGTTAGACTTTAAGGAGTTAGAAAGACAGAAAAGCGTGAGCATCATGGCTTTGAATCTAAATGGGTAGCTCTTAATAAGCAAGATAAACCCGGGAGAGACTCCCGGGTTTATCTTGCTTCAAAAAAACTCATTTCCTTTACAACCGTCGAAGCGGGTTCAGCCCTTCCGCAAAGTCCGGGTGGCATCACACACTTCAACCAACAACATCATGGTGCCCTGAATATTTTTCGGTGATTCCTATAACTCCTTTAGCTGAAGGCAGTTTAAAGGAGTGCCAACTTCCAGTTTCCCGTACTCAGGCAGCCCACAGATGCGGGCATTCTCCTGGGTAGCAAGACAATAAACTTTTTCTTCAGGAATTCCGGCCTCCCTCAGCCAGAGCATTTCATCCAGGAAGGAGCTGCCATGGGGCACTGAATAGGCTCCCGCATCCGTGCCGACGCCTAAACGCACACCAAAATCAGAGGCTTCCTTAATCCGGCTGAGGTGGCCTTTCAATATTTCAGACAAAGTAGCTATTTCCTGCTCAGAATACCTGCCTGTGGGGTATTTCAACAGGTTGCCTATGGGTGCCACCGTAGGGACCCAGGCGATTCCTTGAGCTTTCATCTGTCTTAAGTGCCGGGAAGTCATATAATACCCATGCTCTATGGAATCCACTCCCGCTTCAATCACTCTCGAGATGCCCTCTTCCCCGCTGGCGTGGGCCATCACCAGGATTCCCCTGGCATGAGCGGAGGCAGTCAATTCCTTGAGTTCTTCCACACTCCACTGAACCGTTCCCACCTGCCGGTATTGGCTGAAGGAGATAATCCCAGTGACGACGATTTTAAGCTGGTCTGCACCTTGCCGGAAAAAATCCTCTTTAATCCGGTGCCAGTCCTGCAGGCTTGAGAAGCCCCGTCCCAAAAAGCGTCCATACATGCCCTGCCGGGCTACAGCCTCCCGCACTGAAACTACCCGGGGGCCTTGCCATTCTTCACGTTCCAGGCGCTTCTTGGCGGACCAGGCGAAACCCGGCAAATCACCGCCATCCCGGACGGCAACGACGCCCGACTCTAAATAACGGCGAAGATTGTCCTGGATCACCTTCTCCATCAGAGCCGGGTTATGCCAGTTTTCCAGACATTGATAAAAATCAATACTGTCCAAGGCCAAATGCACATGACTATCGATAAAGCCGGGCATCAGCAAATAAGGCTGCCAGGCAAAATCTTCTTCTCCAGAAGATTTTGAGCGTCCCCTATGGTCAGAATAGGGACAAAGGGAACTCACTCTGCCCTCTTCCCATTTTAATTGAACCGGACCTTTAACTCTGCCTGAATCGGGGGTCCAGTACCCGCCGATTATTGCCGAACCCTGTTCCGGCACCGCCAGGATGGTTTTCTCGCCACTGCAGGAAATGAACATAGCTACTCCTTTTAAAGTTGCTCCTTGCGCCTGGTAATCATGGAAAAGGTCGCAGAGCCGATAGCCACCAGTTTACCATCCTCATCATAGACATTAACCGTCCCCATAAAAAGCCGTTTGCCTTCCTTGACAAGGTGCGCATAAGCATAAATATCTGAGTCTACAACAGGCAGAAGATAATTGACCTTCAACTCCACCGTCACCGCATAGCGATCCGGACCGATCGCTTCATTGACGGCTACCCCCATAGCCGTATCGATCACTGTAGCGATGATGCCGCCATGGACACTGCCATGAGCTTGTTTAAACTTGTCCGTAGTGGTGATCTTAACACCTTTTTTCCCCTGCTCATTGGTAACGATCGTCATACCAAGATATTTCCAGATATTGCTGGAACCTAAAGCTTCTAAGTTTGCCATGGGTTCCTCCTCCACTAAAATTTCCGGTCATCCACCTGCTCAAGCCATTGGTTAATGGTTTCAGCCACAGATTTAAGGCATCCTGCCTGGAAGGGGGAAACCAACTGTCCCAGCTCCACTAAATCCAGGAAGGACAGACTGCCCCCGACTTGGCACAGTCTTAAGTAATCCTGCCAGGCTTCCTGAGCATTCATACGGGATTTCTTCCAGAATTGAAAAGCGCAAATCTGAGCTAAGGTATAATCAATATAATAGAAGGGATTGCCAAAGATATGCCCCTGCTGATGCCAATACCCGCCATTTTCAAGGTACTGGTTGCCCTCATAATTCCGATGGGGAAGGAACTTTCTCTCAATTTCACGCCAGGCTGCTTTTCTCTGGGCAGGAGTGGCGTCAGGGTTCTCATAAACAAAATGCTGGAATTCATCCACGCTCACTCCATAGGGTATAAAGAGCAGGGCTTCACTGAGATGCTGGAAACGATATTTATCCGCTTCTTCTGCGAAGAAAAGCTCCATCCAGGGCCAGGCGAAAAACTCCATGCTCATCGAATGAATTTCGCAGGATTCGTAGGTAGGCCACTGATATTCCGGGAGAGTATGATGACGGCTGGAATAGACTTGGAAGGCGTGACCCGCTTCATGAGTCAGGACATCCACATCACCTGAAGTCCCATTAAAATTGGAAAAAATAAACGGCGCTTGATGCTCGCTGATATAAGTGCAATAGCCACCGCCAGCCTTGCCTTTTTTGGTCACCAGGTCCATAAGCTCATGGCTCACCATATAGTCAAAGAACTCCTCAGTCTCCGCTGATAATTCTCCATACATCTTTCTGCCCTGCTTGATGATCCAGTCCGGTTCCCCATGAGGTTGGGGATTGCCTGAATTAAAGCTGGTTTTTTCATCATAGTAATACAAATTTTCCAAGCCCAGGCGCTGCCGCTGCCGTTCCCGCAAGCGGGAGGTCAGCGGTACGATATCTTCCTGAACCTGCTTGCGGAAATCAGCCACCATCTGTGCATCATAATCGGAACGCAGCATCCGCGCATAGCCCAATCCCACATAATTGGGGTAACCCAGCTTCCGGGCAATCCGTGTCCGAACCTTAACCAGCTGATCATAAATAGTGTCCAAAGTTTCTTCATGTTCTGCAAAAAAAGCATATTTCGCTTCATGGGCTCTTTTCCGCAGGACCGGATCGGTGGATTGCAGAAAAGGTCCTAAACCGGAAAGATTGCGCTCTTCCCCTGCAAAGTAAATCTTGGCTGAAGCAATGAGCTTGGTATATTCGGTGGACAATTTATTCTCCGCCTGTAAGTCCTCAATAATCTCCGGTTTAAAAGTCTTCAGGGTTAATTCCGCGATACGGAAAAGCTGCTTGCCCCATTTTTGTTCTAATTCCCGGCGAAATGAGGAATCCAGCAACACCTGATAAAACTCTGAAATCAATCCCTGGTAGATGGGCAAATTCTCATCAAAAAATTCTTGTTCCCGCTCATAATAGGTATCGTTAGTATCAATAGTTTGGCGTATTGAGGCAATTTGGGACATAGAGTCAAATTTTCCCCGCAAGCTATTGATAGCCATGAGCAGACGATCCTGCTCATGAAAACTTTCTGCCCCTTTAAACTGCTCAAGGAGAGTCTTAAACTCTCCTTTGAGTTTTTCCAGATCAGGACGTGAATAAGGAAAATCTTTGAATTTCATTTTAAAACCCCCAACTAAATAGCCCACCCTATGGCAGGCTCAACACTTTCAGTCTCTTATACCTAAAGCACTCTTAGCTTTCATATCCACATAATCATTGAATTCATTGCCGCTATGGGCCTTGACTTTTTCAAAACTATAAATTCCCCGATACTGATTCATCAGCTTGGCATAAGCTTGGGTAAACTCATTTTTTGCTTTCCATTCTCCCGTAGCCCAAAAAGCGATTCCTGCATAATCGTGAAGAATGCGGATTTTAACCCCAAGCTGTGAGGCTTTTTTTACGGCATAGAGGGCCGCAGCAATCTCACCAGCTACATTGCGCATAGTCGCCGCGGCGGGGTTCTTACCCACATCGGCATCTTCATAGTGAACTTTACCGTCTTTAACAAAAGCATAAGCCCAGGCATACTGACCATTAACGTAACTTCCGTCCGTGTAGACATCATATTCCGTTCTATCGTCTCTTAAGGAGTCATCCTCTGCTTTCAGCGGATCACTCAGTGTTTCCCCTTTGAACCAGGCCTGAGCCTCTTCTAAGGTAGGGAAGGATCTGTAGACCGCTCCGGAAAAACCATAGATGGCCTTCCGGCACTCCTCCCAGGAAGAAAATACTCCCTTATCCCGTCCGGCACGGACAGCGTAAAATTTAGGTTTGTGGATTCCCATGCAAACTATTCCTCATCTGTTATCTTTTTCTACAATGTTACCATAGAGAAGACTTGAGTGGCAATAGATCTTAGTGAGCAGCCTGTTCAAGGTCTGAGGCAATTCTGTCCAGGAGCTTTTTCATCTCCTCTTCCACATTCAAAGCCTCCGTATCGCACCATTCGCTCCAGAAACCTTTCTGATCTGTGAAAATCCGGTAGAGAGGAACCCCCTCTTCAGCCATGACTGCTTTAGCTTCTTCGGGTAAACTGTCGCTGATCTTGGCAGCTAAATCCATCGCCAGACAAAGGGTATCCTTGCCTTGAGATAAGAGCTCGATGGTTTCAAACCCTACCCCAGAGGGCGATTCTTGATCATAAAAGAAGCTCATAATGATGCTTTCCTGATTTTCCGCCATTAAAAATTCCTCCACCTTCCAGGTTTTCTTTAGTTTATCCCTCCGCAGCCCTTTTCACTCAGTTATTTCAACCCAGGCCAAAAGCAGTCTAAGCCAAAAGCACCCTAAGCTAAAAGTTCCAGAGCATAGGTCAGCCCCATGGCAAGAGAACCCACCAAGCCAAAATAGAGAATGCCAAACTGTACCCGCTCCCGCAAAGGAACCTCATAATAGATCGACAGTTCATGCCGATTCTTCCATAGTTTGTAGACTTGGCTCACTCCCAGGATCACGACAATCAAGAGGATGGGGTTAAAGGATGTGATCATAAGGT is a window encoding:
- a CDS encoding PGRP and LysM peptidoglycan-binding domain-containing protein encodes the protein MERGVFMNYVVKPGETLMDIACMFNTTVEELLMLNPQITDPMCLFPGQVICVPTQPCSMHPMHPMHPMHPQMPMEGQMMAQGQPCPVLRQGSQGPSVVHLQQLLTSHGFSPGAIDGIFGPRTHAAVVAFQGSRGLVQDGVVGVKTWTALGVNCMTPQPSPCPTLRQGATGPSVVQLQQLLTSHGFSPGAIDGIFGPRTEAAVIAFQGSRGLVQDGIVGVRTWTALGVNCMTPPPPPPPQNCPTLRQGSRGPSVVQLQQLLTARGFNPGAADGIFGPRTEAAVIAFQRSSGLTPDGIVGIRTWTALGVTCTTPPPPPSQNCPTLRMGSRGASVKELQSLLKAQGFSPGNIDGIFGSRTQAAVIAFQKSRGLVQDGIVGIRTWTALGVNCRKN
- a CDS encoding M3 family oligoendopeptidase, which encodes MKFKDFPYSRPDLEKLKGEFKTLLEQFKGAESFHEQDRLLMAINSLRGKFDSMSQIASIRQTIDTNDTYYEREQEFFDENLPIYQGLISEFYQVLLDSSFRRELEQKWGKQLFRIAELTLKTFKPEIIEDLQAENKLSTEYTKLIASAKIYFAGEERNLSGLGPFLQSTDPVLRKRAHEAKYAFFAEHEETLDTIYDQLVKVRTRIARKLGYPNYVGLGYARMLRSDYDAQMVADFRKQVQEDIVPLTSRLRERQRQRLGLENLYYYDEKTSFNSGNPQPHGEPDWIIKQGRKMYGELSAETEEFFDYMVSHELMDLVTKKGKAGGGYCTYISEHQAPFIFSNFNGTSGDVDVLTHEAGHAFQVYSSRHHTLPEYQWPTYESCEIHSMSMEFFAWPWMELFFAEEADKYRFQHLSEALLFIPYGVSVDEFQHFVYENPDATPAQRKAAWREIERKFLPHRNYEGNQYLENGGYWHQQGHIFGNPFYYIDYTLAQICAFQFWKKSRMNAQEAWQDYLRLCQVGGSLSFLDLVELGQLVSPFQAGCLKSVAETINQWLEQVDDRKF
- a CDS encoding arsenate reductase family protein — protein: MNIQIYGTRKCFDTKKAERYFKERNIKFQFIDLNEKALSKGELQSVKSSVALNELINKEGKDYKALNLDQIRGLEMREELLLTHPKLYRTPIVRNGRKATVGYQPEIWKEWE
- a CDS encoding response regulator transcription factor, producing the protein MNILVCDDDKEIVEAIRIYLAHEGYTIHKAFNGLQALEVIEEQTVHLVIMDIMMPQMDGIRALMKIREERNIPVIMLSAKSEDTDKIMGLNMGADDYITKPFNPLELIARVKSQLRRYVTLGSLETKTNVYQSGGLMIDDESKCVTVDGEEVKLTPVQYKILKLLTANAGRVFSIDQIYENVWNEAAFSAENTVAVHIRKIREKIEINPKEPKYLKVVWGIGYKIEKL
- a CDS encoding viroplasmin family protein translates to MGIHKPKFYAVRAGRDKGVFSSWEECRKAIYGFSGAVYRSFPTLEEAQAWFKGETLSDPLKAEDDSLRDDRTEYDVYTDGSYVNGQYAWAYAFVKDGKVHYEDADVGKNPAAATMRNVAGEIAAALYAVKKASQLGVKIRILHDYAGIAFWATGEWKAKNEFTQAYAKLMNQYRGIYSFEKVKAHSGNEFNDYVDMKAKSALGIRD
- a CDS encoding type II toxin-antitoxin system RatA family toxin, translated to MSRIQAKDSYDYPYPPQMIYPLLADIPGYRSWWPGEFRVRILEKSRDHLHAKIEVWASGGWFRCETISLSFPNRVDIRYYQGVVIGESWWDLEELENGGTKVSYSIALEPHGRVMGFVAKMINISTLHSFQFQRVLKRLHRHLDSLYLKEPK
- a CDS encoding sensor histidine kinase, with amino-acid sequence MDIKSRSFSHSLIAKALAFVLVIFCFTQVVTLVLNVINRSHFGVALEKSYYLGEGFINESNNIISDLRSLSRYKSEENILAGGSVSEDRLRNRIDSLYWEFQVNSDRRSTVNSNSTMNSNSAVVEENVDEGSSQKPPSTSSVTSPTQPGIYNPNLSDRENYQIFLEAYKEEIAKEKERLIQEDLYYYQTTLQRLASYKGLNYFLKAGELELTNQAELSKEEYTSYPAYMLFEGFIQNVYPQEIKENPRFYQIAPDAYVQDYPDVLYIGFEDEFLKPRIAEWQEDKEVANHALYQIAAYLAGLMASFIYLLIVWGRNSRHDQEVHLNTLDRLYNDFNILFCLGLISSWFILGFNFYQMQNAALIYPMTLAIATLGLILVLSLVKHIKNKTLLKHTLVYTIFHKLFSGIKAIYDSGSLGVKVAVLVIGYPLCIAITFFMFPITIGVAIWLSFKKVKEFKAIKEGVRRVKDGDLATMINIKGKGEFAQLAGDINSITDGLNKAVENEIKSERLKTELITNVSHDIRTPLTSIITYVDLLKTEEDPEKIKDYVEVLEQKSQRLKVLTDDLFEAAKASSGDIPVTFERIDIVSLLTQGLGEVDEKIQERGLDFKFNYPRERMWVKADGRLLWRAIENLLSNIFKYALAGSRVYIDLEDAGPGIRLTIKNISAYELNISSTELMERFKRGDESRSSQGSGLGLSIVTSLIEIQKGSFTIEVDGDLFKAMIFLYKDDSKETPLSPQ
- a CDS encoding YbaN family protein, which translates into the protein MMKMMLIGIGTLCVVLGIIGVFLPVVPTTPFLLLAGACYMRSSPRLHKRLLASKWLGSYLKDYYENKGMTLHAKAVSISCLWLSLTISMFFVEIIGVRLLLLGIGLAVTLFLLSRKTKKSETCANPCGDVNRQKGTTKE
- a CDS encoding PaaI family thioesterase is translated as MANLEALGSSNIWKYLGMTIVTNEQGKKGVKITTTDKFKQAHGSVHGGIIATVIDTAMGVAVNEAIGPDRYAVTVELKVNYLLPVVDSDIYAYAHLVKEGKRLFMGTVNVYDEDGKLVAIGSATFSMITRRKEQL
- a CDS encoding amidohydrolase family protein — translated: MFISCSGEKTILAVPEQGSAIIGGYWTPDSGRVKGPVQLKWEEGRVSSLCPYSDHRGRSKSSGEEDFAWQPYLLMPGFIDSHVHLALDSIDFYQCLENWHNPALMEKVIQDNLRRYLESGVVAVRDGGDLPGFAWSAKKRLEREEWQGPRVVSVREAVARQGMYGRFLGRGFSSLQDWHRIKEDFFRQGADQLKIVVTGIISFSQYRQVGTVQWSVEELKELTASAHARGILVMAHASGEEGISRVIEAGVDSIEHGYYMTSRHLRQMKAQGIAWVPTVAPIGNLLKYPTGRYSEQEIATLSEILKGHLSRIKEASDFGVRLGVGTDAGAYSVPHGSSFLDEMLWLREAGIPEEKVYCLATQENARICGLPEYGKLEVGTPLNCLQLKEL